One region of Epilithonimonas zeae genomic DNA includes:
- a CDS encoding glycoside hydrolase family 3 C-terminal domain-containing protein yields the protein MNKNETTLLMLSKKAKFAGLFLALLAASPFTKAQNNPTVTVGGKTFKDLNKNGKLDVWEDTRLSVDKRIDAIIKQMTNEEKVNLLIGTGMPGIEVLTGPVGDSKQGLVPGAAGGTANFDRFGIPATVVADGPAGLRIAPTRKNDSKTYYATAFPVGTALASTWNKTLLEQVGKAMGNEVKEYGVDVLLAPALNIQRNPLNGRNFEYYSEDPLISAKTAAAIVNGIQSQGVGTSIKHFAANNEETNRLTINAHVSERAMRELYLRNFEITVKESQPWTVMSSYNKVNGVYTSDSKDLLTQVLRNEWGFKGIVMTDWFGGFPGFESIRSGGISDVVKQMNAGNDLLMPGIPAQKKVLLEALNSGKVSQEVANLNVKRILEYVFKTPTFARYQYSDKPNLAEHAEVTRNAATEGMVLLKNEQNALPFDNKQKEVSLFGVTSYAWITGGTGSGSVNNKHTVSLLEGLNAAGYKLDKELVDLYTPHAEKEVAAEKERRKAKGILALPERLSEMKLDDAFYAKKAETSEIAFVTLGRNSGEGGDRVVDNDFNLATEEIEMLDKISKAFHAKGKKVVVILNIGGVIETASWKDKVDAILLAWQPGQEGGHSVADVVSGKVNPSGKLTMTFPVNYADHASAKNFPGIPADNPKEVTYQEGVYVGYRYFNTFGVKPSYEFGYGKSYTYFAYSNIKTNSTTFNNKLEVTVDVKNTGKVAGKEVVELYVSAPGKNIDKPKSELKAYAKTKDLKPGESQTITLTLNPKDLASYETAKSAWVAEAGTYKISVGASSLDIKQTAEFSVPKELVVEKVQHILPADQKFEDLKP from the coding sequence ATGAACAAGAACGAAACTACCTTGCTTATGCTTTCAAAAAAAGCAAAGTTTGCAGGATTGTTCCTGGCTTTGTTAGCAGCTTCGCCCTTTACAAAGGCTCAAAATAATCCGACTGTTACCGTTGGTGGAAAGACATTCAAAGACCTTAATAAAAATGGTAAACTCGACGTCTGGGAAGATACAAGACTTTCGGTGGACAAAAGAATTGATGCCATCATCAAGCAAATGACCAACGAGGAAAAAGTAAACCTTTTAATCGGAACAGGAATGCCCGGAATCGAAGTTCTGACGGGGCCTGTCGGAGATTCAAAGCAAGGATTGGTTCCCGGAGCAGCGGGTGGAACAGCTAATTTCGACCGATTCGGAATTCCTGCGACGGTAGTTGCGGACGGACCTGCCGGTTTGAGAATTGCACCAACCAGAAAAAATGATTCAAAAACGTATTATGCAACAGCATTTCCTGTGGGAACAGCGTTGGCTTCAACCTGGAATAAAACACTTTTGGAGCAGGTGGGAAAAGCAATGGGAAATGAAGTGAAAGAATATGGTGTTGATGTCCTTTTAGCGCCGGCTTTGAATATCCAGAGAAATCCCTTGAACGGAAGAAACTTCGAATATTATTCTGAAGACCCTTTGATTTCAGCAAAAACGGCTGCTGCTATTGTGAACGGAATTCAGTCTCAGGGGGTGGGAACTTCTATCAAACATTTCGCAGCAAATAATGAAGAAACCAACCGTTTGACTATCAACGCCCACGTTTCTGAAAGAGCGATGAGAGAATTGTATTTGAGAAATTTCGAAATCACCGTTAAAGAATCTCAACCCTGGACGGTAATGTCATCTTACAACAAAGTGAACGGCGTCTACACCTCGGATTCAAAAGATTTACTGACTCAGGTTTTGAGAAACGAATGGGGTTTCAAAGGTATCGTAATGACCGATTGGTTCGGAGGTTTCCCAGGATTTGAATCCATCAGAAGCGGCGGAATTTCCGATGTTGTAAAACAGATGAATGCAGGAAATGACCTTTTGATGCCGGGAATTCCAGCTCAGAAAAAAGTATTGTTGGAAGCTTTAAATTCAGGGAAAGTATCTCAGGAAGTAGCCAACCTCAATGTGAAAAGAATCCTGGAATATGTTTTCAAAACACCAACTTTTGCCCGATACCAATACAGCGACAAACCTAATCTTGCAGAACACGCAGAAGTAACCAGAAACGCTGCGACAGAAGGAATGGTTTTGCTTAAAAATGAACAAAATGCTTTGCCTTTTGACAACAAGCAGAAAGAAGTTTCCTTATTTGGCGTGACTTCTTACGCGTGGATTACAGGCGGAACAGGAAGCGGAAGTGTGAACAACAAACACACGGTTTCTCTTTTGGAAGGTTTGAATGCGGCAGGTTACAAATTAGACAAAGAATTGGTTGATTTATATACACCACACGCTGAAAAAGAAGTAGCTGCCGAAAAGGAAAGAAGAAAAGCAAAAGGAATTTTGGCTTTGCCGGAAAGACTTTCCGAAATGAAATTAGACGATGCCTTCTATGCTAAAAAAGCAGAAACTTCGGAAATCGCTTTCGTGACGTTGGGAAGAAACTCAGGCGAAGGCGGCGACAGAGTTGTTGATAATGATTTCAATCTGGCGACGGAAGAAATCGAAATGCTGGATAAAATCTCGAAAGCTTTCCACGCAAAAGGGAAAAAAGTGGTTGTGATTTTAAATATCGGCGGTGTTATCGAAACCGCTTCCTGGAAAGATAAAGTGGATGCCATTCTTTTGGCTTGGCAGCCGGGACAGGAAGGTGGACATTCCGTTGCAGATGTGGTTTCAGGAAAAGTAAATCCTTCCGGAAAACTGACGATGACTTTCCCAGTGAATTACGCAGACCACGCTTCAGCGAAGAATTTCCCGGGAATTCCTGCAGATAATCCGAAAGAGGTGACATATCAGGAAGGTGTGTATGTCGGTTACCGTTATTTCAATACGTTTGGGGTGAAACCTTCTTATGAATTCGGTTATGGAAAATCTTATACGTATTTTGCTTATTCGAATATTAAAACCAATTCAACAACTTTTAATAATAAATTAGAAGTTACGGTTGATGTAAAAAATACAGGTAAGGTTGCCGGAAAAGAAGTGGTAGAATTGTACGTTTCAGCTCCGGGAAAAAATATCGACAAACCAAAATCTGAGCTGAAAGCCTATGCTAAAACGAAAGATCTGAAACCGGGAGAATCTCAAACCATTACTTTGACATTGAACCCAAAAGATTTGGCATCCTATGAAACCGCAAAATCTGCGTGGGTTGCAGAAGCCGGAACTTACAAAATTTCTGTGGGAGCATCTTCTTTGGACATTAAGCAGACTGCAGAATTCTCTGTTCCAAAAGAATTGGTGGTGGAGAAAGTTCAGCATATTTTGCCTGCGGACCAAAAGTTTGAAGATTTGAAACCTTAA
- a CDS encoding B12-binding domain-containing radical SAM protein, translated as MKDILLITPPFTQLNTPYPATAYIKGFLNTKNISSHQIDLGIEVILELFSKNGLQKVFNVSIDLYNVSENSQRIFALREEYIKTIDQVILFLQNQNPTLARQICSMNFLPEASRFNQLDDMEFAFGNMGLQDKAKHLATLYLEDLSDYIVENIDSDFGFSRYAERLGKSANSFDELYSKINNANSFIDEITLDILKKKLELVQPKLVCFSVPFPGNLYSAFRCAKLIKENYPGIKTAMGGGFPNTELRDIKDKRVFEFIDFITLDDGELPLELVYQNICNTENLEAEYKRTFLLENGEVTYKNNSKKHDYKQAEVGTPDYSDLQLDHYISVIEVANPMHSLWSDGRWNKLTMAHGCYWGKCTFCDISLDYIRIYEPISAKILVDRMEELIQTTGETGFHFVDEAAPPALMREVALEILRRNLVVTWWTNIRFEKSFTQDLCFLLKISGCVAVSGGLEVASDRLLKLIDKGVSVDQVARVTRNFTEAGIMVHAYLMYGYPTQTIQETVDSLEMVRQLFEMGILQSGFWHQFAMTAHSPVGQNPEEFGVTPIKQEILFANNDIDFVDKTGIDNSKFSFGLKKSLFNYMHGINFEMPLQDWFDFKIPRTTIDPDYIHDSLLEEENFAFKPNSKIIFLDRNVIAEDFVKTKKGNSYNLTRITFHLKTNILKIELEKEKADWLISVLQDNSIENTKKITLQQLKNQYEEHLEDFELFWFSKPIQQLKENGIILSL; from the coding sequence TTGAAAGACATTCTTCTCATCACTCCGCCTTTTACCCAACTGAATACGCCCTATCCCGCGACGGCTTATATTAAAGGTTTTCTGAATACCAAAAATATATCCAGTCACCAGATAGATCTTGGGATTGAGGTGATTTTGGAGTTATTTTCCAAGAATGGACTTCAGAAAGTTTTCAATGTTTCGATTGATCTTTATAATGTTTCTGAAAATTCTCAAAGGATATTTGCCCTGCGAGAAGAATACATCAAAACCATAGATCAGGTGATTCTTTTTTTACAGAATCAAAATCCAACTTTGGCGAGACAGATTTGTTCGATGAATTTCCTTCCGGAAGCTTCCCGCTTCAATCAGTTGGATGATATGGAATTTGCTTTCGGGAATATGGGTTTGCAGGATAAAGCAAAACATTTGGCAACCTTATATTTAGAAGATCTTTCCGATTATATTGTGGAGAATATTGATTCCGATTTTGGATTCAGCAGGTATGCCGAAAGACTAGGAAAGAGTGCTAATTCTTTTGATGAATTATATTCTAAAATCAATAATGCTAATAGTTTTATTGATGAAATTACCTTAGACATTTTAAAGAAAAAATTAGAATTGGTTCAGCCAAAATTGGTTTGCTTTTCTGTCCCTTTTCCCGGAAATTTGTATTCTGCTTTCCGATGTGCCAAGTTGATTAAAGAAAATTATCCTGGCATCAAAACCGCAATGGGTGGTGGTTTTCCAAATACTGAATTAAGAGATATTAAAGATAAACGCGTTTTTGAATTCATAGACTTTATCACATTAGACGACGGCGAATTACCACTTGAATTGGTTTATCAGAATATTTGCAATACTGAGAATCTAGAAGCTGAATATAAAAGAACATTCCTTCTCGAAAATGGAGAAGTTACTTATAAAAACAATTCCAAAAAACACGATTACAAACAAGCCGAAGTTGGAACGCCGGATTATTCGGACTTACAATTAGACCATTATATTTCTGTGATAGAAGTTGCCAATCCGATGCACAGCTTGTGGAGCGACGGGCGATGGAATAAGCTAACGATGGCACACGGTTGCTATTGGGGCAAGTGTACTTTTTGTGATATTTCTTTGGATTATATCCGTATTTACGAACCTATTTCTGCCAAAATTTTGGTGGACAGAATGGAAGAACTCATCCAAACGACAGGTGAAACAGGATTCCATTTTGTGGATGAAGCAGCGCCTCCAGCTTTGATGCGAGAAGTTGCTCTGGAAATATTGAGAAGAAATCTCGTTGTGACTTGGTGGACGAACATTCGATTTGAAAAAAGCTTTACGCAAGATTTGTGTTTCCTTTTGAAAATATCAGGTTGTGTCGCAGTTTCTGGCGGTTTGGAAGTAGCGAGTGACCGATTGCTAAAACTAATAGACAAAGGCGTTTCCGTAGATCAGGTAGCTAGAGTGACAAGAAACTTCACCGAAGCTGGGATTATGGTCCACGCTTATCTGATGTATGGCTACCCGACTCAAACCATTCAGGAAACGGTGGATTCTCTCGAGATGGTTCGACAATTGTTTGAGATGGGCATTTTACAAAGTGGTTTTTGGCATCAGTTTGCGATGACCGCACATTCCCCAGTGGGACAAAATCCAGAAGAGTTTGGCGTTACACCTATCAAGCAAGAGATTTTGTTTGCCAACAACGACATCGATTTTGTTGATAAAACAGGCATTGATAATAGCAAGTTCAGTTTTGGGCTGAAAAAATCTTTGTTCAACTATATGCACGGGATTAACTTCGAAATGCCTTTGCAGGATTGGTTTGATTTCAAAATCCCGAGAACTACAATTGATCCTGATTATATCCACGACAGTCTTTTGGAGGAAGAAAATTTCGCCTTCAAACCCAATTCCAAAATTATTTTTCTGGACAGAAATGTGATTGCTGAAGATTTTGTCAAAACCAAAAAAGGCAATTCCTACAACCTAACAAGAATCACTTTTCACCTTAAAACCAACATTCTAAAAATAGAATTGGAAAAAGAAAAAGCCGATTGGCTGATCTCTGTTTTGCAGGACAATTCTATTGAAAACACTAAGAAAATCACGCTTCAACAGCTCAAAAATCAATATGAAGAACATTTGGAAGACTTTGAGTTATTCTGGTTCTCAAAACCGATACAGCAGTTGAAGGAGAATGGGATTATTCTGAGTTTGTAA
- a CDS encoding alpha/beta hydrolase, translated as MKKLIIASLFLAGLTSINAQKSIPLYKGKAPGTENWTQKEAQQFNELFKTEVVFNVTQPSILVFEADKSKANGTVVVIAPGGGFQSLSINREGIDMAKKLAENGITAVVLKYRLLETKSNDPAKEMMENIKDRPAFDKRTAPIKVMAGEDIKTAISYIRTHAKELNINPEKLGVIGFSAGASVILESVLHSKDASTLPNFAASIYGGPSQEILDTEIPKSPLPLFICAASDDQLKLAPKSVLLYNKWLEAGQPTELHIYEKGGHGFGMGKQNLPVDKWSDVYLDWLKFHKFL; from the coding sequence ATGAAAAAATTAATCATAGCAAGTCTATTTCTTGCAGGTTTAACAAGCATCAACGCTCAAAAATCAATTCCATTATATAAAGGTAAAGCGCCGGGAACAGAAAACTGGACACAAAAAGAAGCACAGCAATTCAACGAATTGTTTAAAACAGAAGTTGTTTTTAACGTTACCCAACCTTCAATTTTGGTTTTTGAAGCCGATAAATCAAAAGCCAACGGAACAGTTGTCGTTATCGCTCCGGGTGGAGGTTTCCAAAGTTTATCCATCAACCGAGAAGGAATTGATATGGCTAAAAAACTCGCAGAAAACGGAATTACCGCTGTGGTTTTAAAATACAGACTATTGGAAACCAAATCCAACGACCCAGCCAAAGAAATGATGGAAAACATCAAAGACAGACCAGCTTTTGATAAAAGAACGGCTCCAATTAAAGTAATGGCAGGTGAAGATATCAAAACAGCAATTTCTTATATAAGAACTCACGCAAAAGAATTGAATATTAATCCTGAAAAACTTGGTGTAATCGGGTTCTCGGCTGGAGCAAGTGTAATTTTGGAAAGCGTTCTTCACAGCAAAGATGCTTCAACTTTGCCAAATTTCGCAGCTTCAATTTACGGCGGACCAAGTCAGGAAATTTTAGATACAGAAATTCCGAAATCTCCACTTCCATTATTCATTTGTGCAGCAAGTGATGATCAGTTGAAATTAGCTCCGAAATCAGTTTTACTATACAACAAATGGTTGGAAGCAGGACAGCCAACCGAACTTCACATCTACGAAAAAGGCGGCCACGGTTTTGGAATGGGAAAGCAGAATTTACCTGTTGACAAATGGTCTGATGTTTATTTGGACTGGTTGAAATTTCATAAGTTTTTATAA
- a CDS encoding ATP-binding protein: MVLIVDDNPNNIFSLKKLLESNDFEVDTALSGEEALGKALKNDYSLVILDVQMPDMDGFEVAENLSGYSKTKDVPIIFLSAVSIEKKFITQGYKSGGKDYVTKPVDPDILLLKAKTFYNLQENNLAMKKTQHNLELENRGRKEAQATMKSQIDHFHLMLQALPQIAFTLNENGEVDFVNCKWYQYSENEKDFPETHPDDHNIREQFEECRKRGKALELEIRIKNIKNQVYRYHLLRMSPVFEGENIKNWVGTFTDIDDQKRIEKEKDEFLSIASHELKTPLTSIKAYTQLLSRKLKQNDENSELMYVQKTLDQIDKLNSLITDLLDVSKIENGKLKINKKPENLNQVLENALETILHTSGSDVKIERHGVKPDFMIPLDKIRIEQVLINFLTNAIKYSPENHQIIVTTFTDEKEVRISVTDFGIGIPDFKQEYVFQKFYRVEESSLQFQGLGIGLYICSEIINQHHGTIGVSSELGEGSTFYFTLPLN, translated from the coding sequence ATGGTCTTAATTGTTGATGATAATCCCAATAATATATTTTCTTTAAAAAAATTATTAGAGTCCAATGATTTTGAAGTAGATACAGCACTTTCAGGTGAAGAGGCTTTGGGGAAAGCGCTTAAAAATGACTATTCTTTGGTAATTCTGGATGTTCAGATGCCGGATATGGATGGTTTCGAAGTTGCTGAAAATTTATCAGGTTACAGCAAAACCAAAGATGTTCCGATCATTTTTCTTTCAGCAGTCAGCATCGAGAAAAAATTCATTACCCAAGGCTATAAATCCGGAGGTAAAGATTATGTTACCAAACCCGTTGATCCGGATATTCTTTTATTAAAAGCAAAAACGTTTTACAATCTGCAGGAGAACAATCTTGCGATGAAGAAAACACAGCACAATCTGGAGCTGGAAAACAGAGGACGAAAGGAAGCGCAGGCAACCATGAAATCTCAGATTGATCATTTTCATTTGATGTTGCAGGCTTTACCTCAAATCGCTTTTACGCTTAATGAAAATGGCGAAGTCGATTTTGTTAATTGCAAATGGTATCAATATTCTGAAAATGAAAAAGATTTTCCGGAAACTCATCCGGACGATCACAATATCCGAGAGCAGTTTGAAGAATGTAGAAAAAGGGGCAAAGCGCTGGAGCTGGAAATCAGAATCAAGAATATCAAAAATCAAGTTTACCGCTATCATTTGCTGAGAATGTCGCCTGTTTTTGAAGGTGAAAATATCAAAAATTGGGTAGGGACTTTCACGGATATCGATGATCAAAAAAGAATCGAGAAAGAAAAAGACGAGTTCCTAAGTATTGCCAGCCACGAGCTGAAAACGCCTTTGACAAGTATAAAAGCTTACACTCAATTACTAAGTCGTAAACTAAAGCAGAACGATGAAAATTCTGAATTGATGTACGTCCAAAAAACATTAGACCAAATCGATAAACTGAACAGTTTGATTACAGATTTGCTTGATGTTTCCAAAATAGAGAACGGAAAATTAAAGATTAATAAAAAACCGGAAAATCTGAATCAGGTTCTGGAAAATGCTCTTGAAACGATTCTGCATACGAGTGGAAGCGATGTTAAAATCGAACGTCACGGCGTGAAACCGGATTTTATGATTCCGCTTGATAAGATAAGAATAGAGCAGGTTTTGATTAATTTCTTAACCAATGCTATCAAATATTCTCCTGAAAATCATCAGATTATTGTCACCACTTTTACCGACGAAAAAGAAGTTCGAATCAGCGTAACAGACTTTGGGATTGGGATTCCGGATTTCAAACAGGAATATGTTTTCCAGAAGTTTTATCGTGTTGAAGAATCGTCTCTGCAGTTTCAAGGTCTGGGAATCGGACTTTATATCTGTTCAGAAATTATTAATCAGCACCACGGGACAATCGGTGTTTCCAGCGAGCTGGGAGAAGGTTCTACATTTTATTTCACTTTACCATTAAACTAA
- a CDS encoding sugar MFS transporter, protein MANNEVGTKRNYTVPLVTITLLFFMWGFITCMNDILIPYLKQLFSLTFFQSMLVQFCFFGAYFIGSLIYFIISTTQGDPIDKVGYKKGILFGIFLAALGCVLFYPAASLSSYPLFLGALFILGLGFTVLQITANAYVSLLGPEDSASSRLNMTQAFNAFGTTIAPVLGGHLIFELFSEADGSFSAAATKIPYLIFAGILLLVALIISRVKLPDFKVVGEEVVKGFGALQHNHLKFGVLAMFCYVGGEVAVGSFIISFLEQPQIMNLTESVSKNYLSLYWGGAMIGRFLGAISLNHSISQSKKAVYMLVAAAAVFLVIFSIVDLTFAQISFFLVFIALNFVAFFIGKSAPARTLSIFAAINVVLLISAMLNQGPLAMYSILGIGIFNSIMFSNIYTLAISGLGKYTSQGSSLVVMAILGGAIVPIFQGYLADQFGVQHSFVIPVFCYLVILIFGGYCTKYLSHVKQDADAKSGH, encoded by the coding sequence ATGGCAAATAATGAAGTTGGAACAAAAAGGAACTATACTGTTCCTTTGGTTACTATTACACTTTTATTTTTTATGTGGGGATTCATCACTTGTATGAATGACATTTTGATTCCTTACCTGAAACAGCTTTTCAGCCTGACATTCTTCCAATCGATGTTGGTACAATTCTGTTTTTTTGGTGCTTATTTTATAGGCTCATTGATCTATTTCATCATTTCTACTACACAAGGCGACCCGATTGATAAAGTGGGGTACAAGAAAGGAATTCTTTTCGGGATTTTCTTAGCAGCATTAGGTTGTGTATTGTTTTATCCGGCAGCAAGTTTGTCATCTTACCCATTATTCTTAGGTGCTTTATTCATTTTAGGATTGGGATTCACTGTATTACAAATCACGGCAAATGCCTATGTATCATTGTTAGGGCCAGAAGATTCTGCATCCAGCCGACTGAATATGACTCAGGCTTTTAACGCTTTCGGAACTACGATTGCTCCGGTTTTAGGAGGACATTTGATTTTCGAATTGTTCTCCGAGGCAGACGGTTCTTTCTCTGCAGCAGCAACTAAGATTCCTTATTTGATTTTTGCTGGGATTCTTTTGTTAGTGGCTTTGATTATCTCAAGAGTTAAATTACCGGATTTCAAAGTAGTAGGTGAGGAAGTGGTAAAAGGTTTCGGTGCTTTGCAACACAATCATTTGAAGTTTGGCGTTCTGGCAATGTTTTGTTATGTAGGTGGGGAAGTGGCTGTAGGTAGCTTTATCATTAGCTTCTTGGAGCAACCGCAGATTATGAATCTTACCGAATCTGTAAGTAAAAACTATCTTTCTTTATATTGGGGTGGTGCTATGATCGGACGTTTCTTAGGAGCCATTTCATTGAATCATTCCATTAGTCAAAGTAAGAAAGCTGTGTATATGTTAGTTGCGGCTGCAGCTGTTTTCTTAGTAATCTTCAGTATTGTTGATTTGACGTTTGCACAGATCAGTTTCTTCTTGGTATTTATTGCTTTGAATTTCGTAGCATTTTTCATCGGGAAATCAGCTCCGGCAAGAACTTTATCCATCTTCGCAGCAATTAATGTTGTGTTATTAATTTCCGCAATGTTGAATCAAGGACCATTAGCAATGTACAGTATTTTAGGAATCGGGATTTTCAACTCGATTATGTTCTCTAATATTTATACATTGGCGATTTCCGGTTTAGGAAAATATACAAGCCAAGGTTCATCATTAGTTGTAATGGCAATTTTAGGAGGTGCGATTGTTCCGATTTTCCAAGGTTATCTGGCAGACCAGTTTGGCGTTCAGCATTCCTTTGTGATTCCTGTGTTTTGTTATCTTGTGATTTTGATTTTTGGTGGTTATTGTACTAAGTATCTTAGTCACGTAAAACAAGATGCGGATGCTAAATCTGGACATTAA
- a CDS encoding DUF1826 domain-containing protein, with product MSKTFSNHHQIKTVSTFKELVETEFQGNNNAICWQRNLVGDFGEIVSKLELKDNITEVSIEDLENLTLSDNAQLAREIIINDMQLLTDFGASPSLNLLKNYERDDEFNFISTDVYSYHVDRSPIATSTFLCTYFGTASDILPNNQAIQKILVPEIREKLKELHDGKEEDFEAFLKEYYFDLHYQPKANAHPINIGLGNLWRLSVDHPEQTVPPCVHRAPVENEDEYRLLLIC from the coding sequence ATGTCTAAGACATTTTCTAACCATCATCAAATCAAGACCGTTTCAACTTTCAAGGAACTTGTAGAAACAGAGTTTCAAGGTAACAACAATGCTATCTGCTGGCAAAGAAATCTGGTTGGAGATTTTGGAGAAATTGTCTCCAAACTTGAACTGAAAGACAACATTACAGAAGTTTCTATAGAAGATTTGGAAAATTTGACACTCTCAGACAATGCTCAGCTCGCAAGAGAAATTATCATCAATGATATGCAATTATTAACTGATTTTGGCGCTTCGCCGTCACTTAATTTACTTAAAAATTACGAGCGTGATGATGAGTTCAATTTCATCTCAACAGATGTCTATTCTTATCATGTAGACCGCTCACCTATTGCTACCAGTACATTTCTTTGCACTTATTTTGGTACAGCAAGTGACATTTTGCCCAATAATCAGGCCATCCAAAAAATTCTGGTTCCTGAAATCCGTGAAAAACTAAAAGAGCTACACGATGGCAAAGAAGAAGATTTTGAAGCTTTTTTGAAAGAGTATTATTTTGATTTGCATTATCAGCCGAAAGCCAATGCGCATCCCATCAATATCGGTTTGGGAAATCTCTGGCGTTTGTCTGTAGATCATCCGGAACAGACAGTGCCACCGTGTGTCCATCGTGCACCTGTAGAAAATGAGGACGAATATCGGTTGCTTTTGATTTGCTAA
- a CDS encoding nucleoside hydrolase, translating to MKSIFNIVSFFAAMAVSAQSTAVISEMDKYVKPRYRVIVDNDFGGDPDGLFQLVHQILSPSAEIKGIIGSHLKPGDPFDSSKITAENAVKKVNETLEVMNLKNKFNVFQGSNDQLKDLKTPNISEGAKAIVAEAMKADEKNPLFVVCGAGLTEVASAYLMEPKIADKIVVVWIGGPEYSDLATPPPGFTPLEYNLGIDIKAAQVVFNESNLNIWQIPRNAYRQTLMSYTELITKVKPEGKTGAYLTRKIEELMERVQKLNFHIGETYIMGDSPLVLVTALQSSFEADSSSSSYVLKNAPKIDDNGLYQYNPKGKSIRVYTQLDTRLMFEDFYTKLKLFNKKN from the coding sequence ATGAAATCAATTTTTAATATAGTTTCTTTTTTTGCGGCAATGGCTGTGTCCGCACAGTCTACTGCCGTGATTTCGGAAATGGATAAATATGTAAAACCCCGCTATCGAGTCATCGTCGACAATGATTTCGGTGGCGATCCCGATGGACTTTTCCAGCTCGTTCATCAGATTCTTTCGCCTTCTGCGGAAATCAAGGGAATTATTGGTTCACATTTAAAACCGGGCGACCCTTTTGATTCTTCAAAAATTACTGCAGAAAACGCTGTAAAGAAAGTCAATGAAACTTTGGAAGTGATGAATCTGAAAAACAAATTCAATGTTTTTCAAGGTTCAAATGACCAATTGAAAGATTTAAAAACTCCAAACATTTCCGAAGGTGCAAAAGCAATCGTTGCAGAAGCAATGAAAGCCGATGAGAAAAATCCTTTGTTCGTAGTTTGTGGCGCTGGTTTAACGGAAGTTGCAAGTGCTTATCTGATGGAACCAAAAATCGCTGACAAAATCGTTGTCGTTTGGATTGGCGGTCCTGAATATTCCGATTTAGCAACGCCTCCTCCCGGATTTACCCCTTTAGAATATAATCTCGGAATCGATATTAAAGCTGCTCAAGTTGTTTTCAACGAGTCCAATTTAAACATCTGGCAAATCCCGAGAAATGCTTATAGACAGACTTTGATGTCTTACACCGAACTTATTACCAAAGTAAAACCTGAAGGAAAAACGGGAGCTTATTTAACCAGGAAAATCGAAGAGTTAATGGAAAGAGTTCAGAAACTGAATTTCCATATCGGTGAAACTTACATTATGGGAGATTCACCTTTGGTGTTGGTGACGGCTTTACAGTCTTCGTTTGAGGCAGATTCTTCATCAAGTTCTTATGTTCTGAAAAACGCTCCGAAAATCGATGATAATGGTTTGTATCAATACAATCCAAAAGGAAAAAGCATCAGAGTTTATACGCAACTCGACACAAGACTGATGTTCGAGGATTTCTACACAAAACTAAAATTATTCAACAAAAAAAATTAA